In a genomic window of Streptomyces sp. NBC_01142:
- a CDS encoding aldo/keto reductase — protein sequence MERRTIGAAALEVGAIGLGCMPMSWAYSSSQQRGDRSLRTVHAALDAGSSLLDTADMYGPFTNELLLGRVLKERRSDAFVSTKVGLLVGEQHVVANGRPGYVKRACDASLRRLQTDVIDLYQLHRPDPEVPVEETWGAMAELVGAGKVRALGMCAVGARASRRSGAHLHEGTIRQLERVQQVFPVSAVQAELSVWSPEALERLLPWCEARGVGFLAAMPLGNGFLTGTLTPGQGFEPEDVRARHPRFTAEMMAANQPVVAGLRRIAQQHGPGTTPARVALAWVLGRGRNVVPVPGAKREEWAVQNAGAAEVELTAYDVAEIARLPPARGSWD from the coding sequence TTGGAGCGCAGGACAATCGGTGCGGCGGCTCTCGAAGTGGGCGCGATCGGGCTGGGCTGTATGCCGATGAGCTGGGCATACAGCAGCTCGCAGCAGCGCGGGGACCGGTCGCTGAGGACGGTGCACGCCGCGCTCGACGCCGGCTCCAGCCTGCTGGACACGGCCGACATGTACGGGCCGTTCACCAATGAGCTGCTGCTCGGCCGGGTCCTCAAGGAGCGGCGCAGCGACGCCTTCGTATCGACGAAGGTCGGGCTGCTCGTGGGCGAACAGCATGTGGTGGCCAATGGGCGGCCCGGGTATGTGAAGCGGGCCTGCGACGCCTCGCTGCGCCGGCTGCAGACCGATGTGATCGACCTGTATCAGCTGCACCGGCCGGATCCGGAGGTTCCGGTCGAGGAGACCTGGGGCGCGATGGCGGAGCTGGTGGGCGCCGGGAAAGTGCGGGCGCTCGGGATGTGCGCGGTGGGGGCACGCGCTTCGCGCCGCTCAGGGGCACATCTGCACGAGGGAACGATCCGGCAGCTGGAGCGGGTACAGCAGGTGTTCCCGGTCAGCGCGGTACAGGCCGAGCTGTCGGTGTGGTCGCCGGAGGCGCTGGAGCGGCTGCTGCCGTGGTGCGAGGCGCGCGGAGTGGGGTTCCTGGCGGCGATGCCGCTGGGGAACGGGTTCCTGACGGGGACGCTCACGCCCGGCCAGGGCTTCGAGCCGGAGGACGTGCGGGCGCGGCACCCGCGGTTCACGGCCGAGATGATGGCGGCGAACCAGCCGGTGGTGGCCGGGCTGCGGCGGATCGCACAGCAGCACGGGCCGGGGACGACTCCGGCGCGGGTGGCGCTGGCATGGGTGCTGGGGCGGGGGCGGAACGTGGTGCCGGTACCGGGGGCGAAGCGGGAGGAGTGGGCGGTTCAGAACGCGGGGGCCGCGGAAGTGGAGCTGACGGCGTACGACGTGGCGGAGATTGCGCGGCTGCCGCCGGCGCGGGGTTCGTGGGACTGA
- a CDS encoding DUF6191 domain-containing protein, producing MFNAFDEFFAPGRRHTDEERNRLALTRSDTGDNDPSRGPIDLTSGKVSIRPPKENPAGGPGKLPGDDGPDVGRDPVPDEVRDEGADQIPDDGADHVPDEVPGQVRNEGPDQIPDDGADQVPGQGAGTATRRGRAS from the coding sequence GTGTTCAACGCTTTCGACGAGTTCTTTGCGCCGGGCCGCAGACATACCGATGAGGAGCGGAACCGCCTGGCGCTGACGAGGTCCGACACGGGCGACAACGACCCGAGCCGCGGCCCGATAGACCTGACCTCGGGCAAGGTCTCGATCCGCCCACCGAAGGAGAACCCGGCCGGCGGCCCGGGCAAGCTCCCCGGGGACGACGGCCCGGACGTGGGCCGGGACCCGGTGCCGGACGAGGTACGGGACGAGGGCGCGGACCAGATACCGGACGACGGCGCGGACCACGTGCCGGACGAGGTACCGGGCCAGGTACGGAACGAGGGCCCGGACCAGATACCGGACGACGGCGCCGACCAGGTGCCGGGCCAAGGTGCGGGCACGGCGACCCGGCGTGGTCGGGCCTCCTGA
- a CDS encoding helix-turn-helix transcriptional regulator, with protein sequence MTVVPIKGAALSDPCAMLGDVETRSVSPVFVGRAGELTALTHAIARAASGDPQALLVGGEAGVGKTRLVEELINEACRGDAVVAVGGCVEIGADGLPFAPFSTALRTLHRQLPKELAAAAAGQEDELARLLPELGDTPRGEHSRHDEEGMARLFELTARLLERIAADRTVVLVLEDMHWADTSTRHLLAYLFRTLRRGCLVVIATYRSDDVHRRHPLRPFLAELDRMRSVQRIELTRFNRGEVRRQMAGILAAEPEPAMVDRVFERSDGNAFFVEELACSFADNCANGLPDSLRDILLVRIEALPEDVQRVARIVAEGGSTVEYGLLCAVAGLPEDDLIEALRSAVGANILLATPDGGGYRFRHSLAREAVSDDLLPGERSRLNRRFAEALEAAPTLVREDERAMRLATYWYHAHDAAKALPAVLSASVEARRRHAYAEQLRLLGRAMELWDSAPDDVRAALRPVDHAEIYPPCGCDSATTPLRYLDLMAEASVAGRLCGERESALKIAKRAQRLAESEGDPLRAAWFSVQRSRLVSSLGRGDGWAELETAQQLVRGLPPSAVHAEVLAEAAGWGMVHDPGPGSLETAERAVEYARMVGEEDTELRARLTLGSLMADAGDVEGGLAEMYAVKERVIALDLAAHVGRTHVNLPSVLEGVGRSLEAVDILAQGIELSRAYGLLDTEAWVCTNLSEAYGSLGRWDEMAEAAERAQRIALSPKPRGYATSRLAFLSLARGDTARAAEYLEAAHTHFGSNDPMPQTFLPLHTLALGVAVAQGRVLDARAEFERAATAGFPPGTQRYAWPLLRAAAALEADTRGLPAAEAGRAEALERIRKVARTVVTAVPVWLAHEQWVRAELLRAGGEDTAVDWAEAGAAFAPLDRPYDLARVRHRWAEALLQSGTGAPNRAQAAELLRQAQDTAVRLGARPLAEDIALLAQRARISLTADSAPLSCPSSDSGPALGLTPREEDVLRLVAAGRSNRQIAEELYISPKTASVHVSNILAKLGVSGRGEAAALAHRLRLFPDAVSEATA encoded by the coding sequence ATGACCGTTGTTCCGATCAAGGGTGCCGCGTTGTCGGACCCCTGTGCGATGCTCGGCGACGTGGAGACCAGGTCTGTAAGCCCCGTGTTCGTCGGCCGCGCCGGCGAACTGACCGCGCTCACCCATGCGATCGCCCGCGCCGCTTCCGGCGATCCGCAGGCATTGCTCGTCGGCGGTGAGGCCGGAGTCGGCAAGACCCGGCTCGTGGAGGAGCTGATCAACGAGGCCTGCCGCGGCGATGCTGTCGTCGCGGTCGGCGGATGTGTGGAGATCGGCGCGGACGGACTGCCGTTCGCGCCCTTCTCCACGGCCCTGCGTACTCTGCACCGCCAGCTGCCGAAGGAACTGGCCGCGGCCGCCGCGGGCCAGGAGGACGAGCTGGCGCGGCTGTTGCCCGAACTGGGCGACACACCCCGTGGAGAGCACAGCCGGCACGACGAGGAAGGCATGGCGCGCCTCTTCGAGCTCACCGCGCGTCTGCTGGAGCGGATCGCCGCAGACCGCACGGTGGTCCTGGTGCTCGAGGACATGCACTGGGCCGACACCTCCACCCGCCATCTCCTCGCCTATCTCTTCCGCACACTGCGCCGCGGCTGTCTCGTCGTGATCGCGACCTACCGCTCCGACGACGTCCACCGGCGCCACCCACTGCGGCCCTTCCTCGCCGAACTCGACCGGATGCGCTCCGTCCAGCGCATCGAGCTGACCCGGTTCAACCGCGGCGAGGTCCGTCGCCAGATGGCCGGGATCCTTGCCGCCGAACCGGAACCGGCCATGGTGGACCGGGTCTTCGAGCGCTCCGACGGCAATGCCTTCTTCGTCGAGGAGCTCGCCTGCAGCTTCGCCGACAACTGCGCCAACGGCCTGCCCGACTCCCTGCGCGACATCCTTCTCGTACGCATCGAGGCACTGCCGGAGGACGTCCAGCGGGTGGCGCGGATCGTCGCGGAGGGCGGCTCGACCGTCGAGTACGGACTGCTGTGCGCCGTCGCCGGGCTGCCCGAGGACGACCTCATCGAGGCGCTGCGGTCCGCCGTGGGCGCCAACATCCTGCTGGCCACGCCGGACGGGGGCGGCTATCGCTTCCGGCACTCCCTGGCGCGCGAGGCCGTCAGCGACGATCTGCTGCCCGGCGAACGCTCCCGGCTCAACCGCCGTTTCGCCGAGGCACTGGAGGCAGCCCCCACGCTCGTACGGGAGGACGAGCGCGCGATGCGCCTCGCCACGTACTGGTACCACGCGCACGATGCGGCCAAGGCGCTGCCCGCCGTGCTGAGCGCCTCGGTCGAGGCGCGCCGACGGCACGCCTACGCCGAGCAACTGCGGCTGCTCGGCCGGGCGATGGAGCTGTGGGACAGCGCGCCGGACGACGTGCGGGCCGCGCTGCGCCCCGTCGACCACGCGGAGATCTACCCGCCCTGCGGCTGTGATTCCGCCACCACGCCGCTGCGCTATCTCGATCTGATGGCGGAGGCGTCCGTCGCCGGCCGGCTCTGCGGTGAGCGCGAAAGCGCGCTGAAGATAGCCAAGCGGGCGCAGCGCCTGGCGGAGTCGGAGGGCGACCCGCTGCGCGCGGCCTGGTTCTCGGTCCAGCGCTCCCGGCTGGTTTCGTCCCTGGGGCGCGGCGACGGCTGGGCGGAGCTGGAGACCGCGCAGCAGCTGGTGCGCGGACTGCCGCCGTCCGCCGTCCACGCCGAGGTGCTCGCCGAGGCGGCCGGATGGGGCATGGTGCACGATCCCGGCCCGGGGAGCCTGGAGACGGCCGAGCGCGCCGTGGAGTACGCGCGCATGGTCGGCGAGGAGGACACCGAGCTGCGCGCCCGCCTCACGCTCGGCAGCCTCATGGCCGACGCGGGCGACGTCGAGGGCGGGCTCGCCGAGATGTATGCGGTCAAGGAGCGGGTCATCGCACTCGATCTGGCCGCACACGTGGGTCGCACCCATGTGAATCTGCCGTCCGTGCTCGAGGGGGTGGGCCGCTCGCTGGAGGCGGTGGACATTCTTGCCCAGGGCATCGAACTCTCCCGCGCATACGGCCTGTTGGACACTGAGGCCTGGGTCTGCACCAATCTGTCCGAGGCGTACGGGTCGCTCGGTCGCTGGGACGAAATGGCCGAGGCGGCGGAGCGGGCGCAGCGCATCGCGCTCAGCCCCAAACCACGCGGGTACGCCACCAGTCGGCTCGCCTTCCTGTCGCTGGCCCGCGGCGACACGGCGAGGGCGGCCGAGTATCTGGAGGCCGCACACACCCACTTCGGGTCCAACGACCCGATGCCGCAGACCTTCCTGCCCCTCCACACACTGGCGCTGGGCGTTGCCGTGGCACAGGGGCGTGTGCTGGACGCCCGGGCGGAGTTCGAGCGGGCGGCGACGGCGGGCTTCCCGCCGGGTACCCAGCGGTACGCCTGGCCACTGCTGCGCGCCGCCGCCGCGCTGGAGGCCGATACGCGTGGTCTGCCCGCCGCGGAGGCGGGCCGCGCCGAGGCACTGGAGCGGATCCGCAAGGTGGCCAGGACCGTGGTCACCGCGGTTCCGGTGTGGCTGGCCCATGAGCAGTGGGTCCGCGCGGAGCTGCTGCGCGCCGGAGGCGAGGACACGGCAGTCGACTGGGCTGAGGCGGGTGCCGCGTTCGCGCCGCTGGACCGCCCCTACGACCTGGCGAGAGTCCGTCACCGCTGGGCGGAGGCCTTGCTGCAGTCGGGCACGGGCGCCCCGAACCGCGCGCAGGCCGCCGAACTACTGCGCCAGGCCCAGGACACGGCCGTTCGGCTGGGCGCCCGCCCGCTGGCCGAGGACATCGCCCTGCTCGCCCAGCGTGCCCGCATCTCCCTGACCGCCGACTCCGCGCCCCTGTCCTGCCCGTCGTCCGACTCCGGCCCTGCCCTCGGACTGACCCCGCGCGAAGAGGACGTACTGCGCCTGGTCGCTGCGGGCCGCAGTAACCGCCAGATCGCCGAGGAGCTCTACATCTCCCCGAAGACGGCGAGCGTCCATGTCTCCAACATCCTGGCCAAACTCGGCGTCTCGGGCCGTGGCGAGGCGGCGGCCCTGGCCCACCGGCTGAGGCTGTTCCCGGACGCGGTGAGCGAGGCGACGGCCTGA
- a CDS encoding GNAT family N-acetyltransferase, translating to MDHDEVLMLFDRQMRQRTPTRTRADGSGARVERVGDVVRQVGADGDWNGVVWSGLDPATADAAIAEQVRYFSSQGREFEWKLYSYDRPDDLGERLRAAGFVAEPEETVMVAEVRGLRTAVDLPEGVELRPVTGPAGVELVADVHEQAFGTSSARLREQLLAQLTQTPETVTMVVATADDLPVCAARMELHPGTEFASLWGGGTLPAWRGRGIYRALIAHRAGIAAERGIRYLQVDASSQSWPILRRLGFTPLSTTTPYVYGP from the coding sequence ATGGATCACGACGAGGTACTCATGCTGTTCGACCGCCAGATGCGGCAGCGCACCCCCACCCGTACCCGTGCCGACGGTTCCGGGGCGCGGGTCGAACGGGTCGGTGACGTGGTGCGGCAGGTCGGTGCCGACGGCGACTGGAACGGCGTCGTCTGGTCCGGTCTGGACCCGGCCACGGCGGACGCGGCGATCGCGGAGCAGGTGCGGTATTTCTCCTCACAGGGGCGCGAGTTCGAGTGGAAGCTGTACTCCTACGACCGCCCCGACGACCTCGGCGAACGGCTGCGGGCGGCCGGGTTCGTGGCGGAGCCGGAGGAGACCGTGATGGTCGCCGAGGTCCGTGGTCTTCGCACCGCCGTCGACCTGCCCGAGGGCGTAGAGCTGCGGCCGGTGACCGGCCCGGCGGGTGTGGAACTGGTGGCGGACGTGCATGAGCAGGCGTTCGGCACGAGCAGCGCCCGGCTGCGGGAGCAGTTGCTCGCGCAGCTGACGCAGACGCCGGAGACGGTCACGATGGTCGTCGCGACGGCGGACGATCTGCCGGTCTGCGCGGCGCGTATGGAGCTGCACCCGGGCACGGAGTTCGCGAGCCTGTGGGGCGGCGGCACCCTGCCCGCCTGGCGGGGACGGGGTATCTACCGGGCCCTGATCGCCCACCGGGCCGGTATCGCCGCCGAGAGGGGCATCCGCTACCTCCAGGTCGACGCCTCCAGCCAGAGCTGGCCGATTCTGCGGCGGCTGGGGTTCACCCCGCTGAGCACCACCACGCCGTACGTGTACGGGCCCTAG
- a CDS encoding sorbosone dehydrogenase family protein has product MTAVLAAAVLVLVAGCSSGDGKDPADQEGATSTAPAPSAPASGTGGAPSPTGPPAKGSVKVVSTLTENLKSPWGVAALPDGDLLVGSRDEGTISRVDVESGKKTVIGSVPGVSPAGEGGLLGLAVSPSFASDHQVYAYFTTESDNRIARMLYGEEKPAGQQLGAPDTILRGIPKGVIHNGGRIAFGPDKMLYAGTGETGETGLAQDKKSLGGKILRMTPDGQPVHGNPEADSVVYSYGHRNVQGIAWDSEKRLWAAEFGQETWDELNLIEPGKNYGWPEVEGKGGKAGFVDPVAEWRTSEASPSGIAYAEGSIWMAALQGKRLWRIPLAGAEPLAEPQAFLEEKHGRLRTVLSAGGDKVWLVTSETDTRGTPEPGDDKILQLEVK; this is encoded by the coding sequence GTGACGGCCGTGTTGGCCGCTGCCGTGCTGGTGCTCGTCGCCGGGTGCTCGTCCGGCGACGGGAAGGATCCGGCGGATCAGGAAGGGGCGACGTCCACCGCCCCGGCCCCCTCCGCCCCCGCCTCCGGGACGGGCGGTGCTCCGAGCCCCACCGGGCCGCCCGCCAAGGGCTCGGTGAAGGTGGTGTCCACGCTGACCGAGAATCTCAAGTCGCCGTGGGGTGTGGCCGCGCTGCCCGACGGCGATCTGCTGGTCGGCTCGCGCGACGAGGGGACCATCAGCCGGGTCGACGTGGAGAGCGGCAAGAAGACCGTGATCGGCTCGGTGCCCGGGGTCTCGCCTGCGGGCGAGGGCGGGCTGCTGGGTCTGGCCGTCTCTCCCTCGTTCGCCTCGGACCATCAGGTGTACGCGTACTTCACCACCGAGTCGGACAACCGCATCGCCCGCATGCTGTACGGCGAGGAGAAGCCGGCCGGGCAGCAGTTGGGCGCCCCGGACACGATCCTGAGGGGCATCCCCAAGGGCGTCATCCACAACGGAGGGAGGATCGCGTTCGGCCCGGACAAGATGCTCTACGCGGGCACGGGCGAGACGGGTGAGACGGGGCTCGCGCAGGACAAGAAGTCACTGGGCGGCAAGATCCTGCGGATGACCCCGGACGGCCAGCCGGTGCACGGCAATCCGGAGGCCGACTCGGTCGTCTACTCCTACGGCCACCGCAATGTGCAGGGAATCGCCTGGGACTCCGAGAAGCGGCTGTGGGCGGCGGAGTTCGGCCAGGAGACGTGGGACGAGCTCAATCTCATTGAGCCCGGCAAGAACTACGGCTGGCCGGAGGTGGAGGGCAAGGGCGGCAAGGCGGGCTTCGTGGATCCGGTGGCGGAGTGGCGTACGTCGGAGGCCTCGCCGAGCGGAATCGCCTACGCCGAGGGGTCGATCTGGATGGCGGCGCTGCAGGGCAAGCGGCTCTGGCGAATTCCTCTGGCGGGTGCGGAACCCTTGGCGGAGCCCCAGGCGTTCCTCGAAGAGAAGCACGGGCGCCTGCGCACGGTCCTGTCCGCGGGCGGCGACAAGGTCTGGCTCGTCACCAGCGAGACGGACACCCGGGGCACACCCGAGCCGGGGGACGACAAGATCCTCCAGCTGGAGGTGAAGTAA